A single window of Anomaloglossus baeobatrachus isolate aAnoBae1 chromosome 5, aAnoBae1.hap1, whole genome shotgun sequence DNA harbors:
- the LPAR5 gene encoding LOW QUALITY PROTEIN: lysophosphatidic acid receptor 5 (The sequence of the model RefSeq protein was modified relative to this genomic sequence to represent the inferred CDS: deleted 1 base in 1 codon): MITPSQVTLVMNHSDLENCNASTPPRSHMVLLVGYSLLMPLGVILNGVSLVVFLRWLRPLTVVSTFLCNLALSDLLFSLSLPLRIYYYANNHWPFGKFLCRLSGSIFHINMYGSCLFLFCINVDRYLAIVYPLRFRHFRRRKVARLTCLCVWLIIVSGSVPAALVHDSKDCWDGEKVIARCFEGLSGWHTYLMPFLFLAEIIGFLLPLGAVLYGSCHVFWELCRASEGGRHRHKRTIRLLILNLVIFLFCFVPYNATLVAYGLLRAELAPDPWGLKPTLKKILTVTVLLASTNCALDPLVYYFSTEGFRNTLSQMVRSSKDFSKNEKSTKTTMTREDKSFEINKASNKKPEKKEEQHKFPHVRMGHANGKERRKMIEESEI; this comes from the exons GTGACTCTGGTGATGAATCACTCGGATTTGGAGAACTGTAACGCAAGTACCCCTCCGCGGTCACACATGGTGCTTCTGGTGGGATACAGCCTGTTGATGCCCCTCGGGGTCATACTGAATGGAGTCTCTCTGGTGGTGTTCCTGCGCTGGTTGCGACCCCTCACCGTCGTCAGCACCTTCCTCTGTAACCTGGCCCTCAGCGAtctcctcttctccctctcgcTGCCCTTACGGATTTATTATTATGCCAATAACCACTGGCCGTTCGGAAAGTTCCTCTGCCGATTGTCTGGATCCATCTTCCACATCAACATGTACGGCAGCTGTCTGTTCCTCTTCTGCATTAATGTAGACCGATACTTGGCCATCGTTTACCCTCTACGTTTCCGACACTTTCGCAGGCGCAAAGTTGCCCGTCTGACTTGTTTGTGCGTCTGGTTGATCATCGTGAGCGGGTCGGTACCTGCTGCTCTTGTACATGACTCAAAAGACTGCTGGGATGGAGAGAAGGTGATCGCCCGTTGTTTTGAGGGACTTAGC GGCTGGCACACCTACCTGATGCCATTTCTATTCCTTGCTGAAATCATCGGGTTCCTTTTGCCCCTTGGGGCAGTTCTCTACGGCTCCTGCCATGTCTTCTGGGAACTATGCCGGGCATCAGAAGGAGGAAGACATAGACACAAGAGAACGATCCGATTGCTCATCCTTAACCTTGTCATCTTCCTTTTTTGCTTTGTCCCCTATAATGCAACTCTTGTGGCGTACGGGCTTCTCCGAGCTGAACTTGCCCCGGACCCGTGGGGCCTCAAACCCACCCTGAAGAAGATTCTTACCGTCACCGTTCTTCTAGCAAGTACCAACTGCGCCCTGGACCCTCTGGTCTATTACTTCAGTACTGAAGGTTTCCGTAACACGCTAAGTCAGATGGTCCGGTCTAGCAAAGACTTCAGTAAGAATGAAAAATCCACCAAGACCACGATGACCAGAGAGGACAAAAGCTTTGAAATCAATAAGGCGTCCAACAAAAAGCCCGAGAAGAAAGAGGAGCAACACAAGTTTCCGCATGTTCGAATGGGCCATGCCAAtgggaaagagagaagaaagatgaTTGAGGAATCTGAGATATGA